In Verrucomicrobiia bacterium, a genomic segment contains:
- a CDS encoding SGNH/GDSL hydrolase family protein — MSTCNATNSPQVLRLDVDSDSDYPRAWVYENDLTEYVALGDSFSAGEGVPDFSVPSDTNGCHRSLHAYPIQLSEIVGSLRLAAFRACSGATTEDIQVGMNGEPGQLDALSTNTDIVTMSAGGNDVKFREFATECVVGTCDSASSQYQDTMDLIDTLLPGNLEDLYDDIRLAAPNADVYVVGYPDESPDTSVDCTFLSNGEKVAVSTVAVELKNTILAAVEGADEGFYYVDPLDAESPFWGHELCTEDPYFNHASIPLVYSFHPNIYGQEAYAVLVEASLS, encoded by the coding sequence ATGTCCACGTGCAATGCGACCAACAGTCCGCAGGTGTTGCGGCTGGATGTCGATAGTGACTCCGACTATCCTCGAGCCTGGGTATATGAGAATGACCTGACGGAGTATGTGGCACTGGGCGATTCGTTCTCGGCCGGTGAGGGCGTGCCTGACTTTTCGGTGCCCAGTGATACAAACGGCTGTCATCGGAGTCTGCATGCTTATCCCATCCAGCTGTCCGAGATAGTTGGGTCGTTGCGTTTGGCTGCCTTCCGGGCGTGCTCGGGCGCGACCACCGAGGACATCCAGGTAGGCATGAATGGTGAGCCGGGCCAGCTGGACGCGCTGAGTACCAACACTGACATCGTGACCATGTCGGCTGGCGGCAACGATGTGAAGTTCAGGGAATTTGCGACAGAATGTGTTGTGGGCACCTGTGACTCCGCGAGTTCGCAGTACCAGGACACCATGGATCTGATTGACACGCTACTGCCAGGTAATCTGGAAGACCTGTATGACGACATTCGTTTGGCTGCACCAAATGCTGATGTCTACGTGGTGGGGTATCCAGACGAGTCGCCTGATACCTCGGTGGACTGCACCTTCCTGAGCAATGGCGAAAAGGTGGCTGTCAGCACGGTTGCCGTGGAGCTGAAGAACACCATCCTGGCAGCGGTTGAGGGTGCAGATGAGGGCTTCTACTACGTGGATCCTCTGGATGCTGAGTCACCGTTCTGGGGGCACGAACTGTGCACGGAAGACCCGTACTTCAATCACGCTTCTATTCCTCTCGTCTACTCGTTCCATCCCAATATCTACGGCCAAGAGGCCTATGCCGTGTTGGTTGAGGCGAGCTTGAGCTAA
- a CDS encoding multicopper oxidase domain-containing protein, translating to MSAKSSKPKKHTATPHHSPKQPTRKHSTKKIVFIILALPVLAVVVALLSAVAFGILQKPVLVNKDLGLQNKLHIPQVLEPRVEQGEKVFDLTAQQGSTEFLPGKQTKTLGFNGNYLGPTIRARKGDKIRLNVTNNLDQKTTVHWHGMDVGANMDGGPHQMIEPKEVWKPYWAIANQASTLWYHPHLLGKTGEQMYKGLAGLFIVDDDHADSLNLPKTYGTDDIPVVVQDKAFDTNGQLTYDAEKKDVMGHTGMHGNTILVNGTYAPYVEAPARLVRLRILNASNARRYDFGFDDNQAFHQIATDGGFLERPVALTRLTLAPGERAEIVVDLAGRTKPLTLMSYALKEKNPLLRTVKAVARAHRDENQEFKILEIRPQATDTTSAALPQNLNTIEPLKPDSAIKTRRFVLDSEGHSINGKQMDHTRIDEIIHAGDTEIWEINDQSGTAHPFHIHAVQFQILSRNDKPPAEHERGWKDTVLVNSADTVRVIVRFPNRSDPHLPYMFHCHILEHEDKGMMGQFVLVDKNTKDQDVFIQTNLKDTEHQHIHNH from the coding sequence ATGTCGGCCAAGTCATCAAAGCCCAAAAAACATACAGCCACACCTCATCACTCCCCCAAGCAGCCCACGCGCAAGCATTCCACCAAGAAGATTGTTTTTATTATTCTGGCCTTGCCCGTCCTGGCCGTGGTAGTAGCCCTGCTGTCTGCAGTTGCCTTTGGCATCCTGCAGAAGCCGGTCCTGGTCAATAAAGACCTGGGTCTTCAAAATAAATTGCACATTCCCCAAGTACTCGAACCGCGAGTAGAGCAGGGCGAGAAAGTTTTTGACCTTACAGCTCAGCAAGGCAGCACCGAGTTCTTGCCTGGCAAGCAGACGAAGACACTCGGCTTTAACGGGAACTACCTGGGCCCTACCATCCGGGCCCGAAAAGGTGACAAGATTCGCCTGAACGTCACTAACAACCTGGACCAGAAAACAACCGTACACTGGCACGGCATGGACGTGGGAGCCAACATGGACGGTGGCCCACACCAGATGATAGAGCCCAAGGAAGTTTGGAAGCCCTATTGGGCCATAGCCAATCAGGCGTCGACTCTGTGGTATCATCCGCATTTGCTGGGCAAGACCGGCGAACAGATGTACAAAGGCCTAGCCGGTTTATTTATCGTTGACGACGACCATGCCGACAGCCTGAATCTGCCCAAAACATATGGCACAGATGATATCCCGGTGGTCGTACAAGACAAGGCCTTTGACACAAACGGCCAGCTTACCTACGACGCAGAAAAGAAAGACGTCATGGGGCACACCGGCATGCATGGCAACACCATTTTGGTGAACGGCACCTACGCACCGTACGTGGAAGCGCCGGCCAGACTGGTCCGGCTGCGAATCCTGAACGCCTCTAACGCCCGGCGGTACGACTTTGGGTTTGACGACAACCAAGCTTTTCACCAAATTGCCACCGACGGCGGATTTTTGGAGCGGCCCGTGGCCCTGACTCGGCTCACCCTGGCCCCCGGCGAACGCGCCGAGATTGTAGTGGACCTGGCTGGCCGCACCAAGCCCCTGACACTCATGAGCTACGCCCTGAAAGAGAAGAACCCCTTGCTGCGAACCGTCAAGGCTGTCGCCAGGGCTCATCGGGACGAGAACCAAGAGTTCAAAATTCTAGAAATCCGACCACAAGCCACAGACACTACATCTGCTGCCTTGCCCCAAAATCTCAACACCATAGAACCGCTCAAACCCGACAGTGCTATCAAAACCCGGCGGTTTGTACTGGACTCAGAAGGGCACAGCATCAACGGCAAACAGATGGACCATACTCGCATAGACGAGATTATCCATGCCGGCGACACCGAGATATGGGAAATCAACGACCAGTCCGGCACTGCTCACCCGTTCCATATCCACGCCGTACAGTTCCAGATACTCAGCCGAAACGACAAACCTCCGGCCGAACACGAGCGTGGCTGGAAAGATACGGTGCTGGTCAATAGCGCAGACACCGTGCGTGTGATAGTCCGCTTCCCCAACAGGTCTGACCCCCACCTGCCCTACATGTTCCACTGCCACATCCTGGAACACGAAGACAAAGGCATGATGGGCCAGTTTGTACTGGTAGACAAAAACACCAAGGACCAAGATGTCTTTATCCAGACCAACCTAAAAGATACCGAGCACCAACACATACACAACCACTAG
- a CDS encoding type II secretion system F family protein — MKFTYTAVTKDGKTVHGTLDAVDRQGVVSSLTKQGAKPVAIKAEGVHGSKKHRGKKVKSKDLVIFTRQLSTMISAGVPLTRAMYTLQMQTDNKYFKEVIGTMMKDIEGGLAMGDAFDKYPNVFSDVYVNMVKAGEAGGILDEILKRLASQVEQDSSMRKKIKSAMAYPVVIFGITILAFFGIMIFVIPKLGKIIKDLGGEDAKLPVYTEMMLNFSTFLQKNAIPLLAVSIIGVYLLRRYIRTPKGKYQFHALLLRLPIIKTVVIKIAIARFARTFASLMSAGVAVLDALEVTGGAIGNKVIERELQEAAKAVKNGKQLSEPLSQSKHFPPIVSQMLAIGEETGQIDTILIKVADFYEEEVETTIDGLSSLIEPLMIVVLGGMVGLIAASVMGPIASLSKNVGDN, encoded by the coding sequence ATGAAATTTACTTATACTGCGGTAACCAAAGACGGCAAGACCGTCCACGGAACACTTGACGCGGTCGACCGCCAAGGCGTGGTGAGCTCGTTGACCAAGCAAGGCGCTAAACCTGTTGCTATCAAGGCCGAAGGCGTACACGGCAGCAAAAAGCATCGTGGCAAAAAGGTCAAAAGCAAAGACCTGGTCATCTTTACACGCCAGCTATCTACCATGATCTCGGCCGGTGTACCCCTGACTCGTGCCATGTACACCCTGCAAATGCAGACAGACAACAAATACTTCAAAGAAGTTATTGGCACCATGATGAAAGACATAGAAGGCGGCCTGGCCATGGGCGACGCCTTTGACAAATATCCCAATGTCTTCTCTGACGTATACGTCAACATGGTCAAGGCCGGTGAGGCTGGCGGTATCCTGGACGAAATCCTAAAGCGTTTGGCCTCGCAAGTAGAACAAGACTCGAGCATGCGCAAGAAGATCAAGAGCGCCATGGCCTACCCTGTTGTTATTTTTGGTATTACTATCCTGGCCTTTTTTGGGATCATGATCTTTGTTATTCCCAAGCTGGGCAAGATCATCAAAGACCTTGGTGGCGAGGACGCCAAACTGCCGGTGTACACCGAAATGATGCTGAACTTCAGCACCTTCTTGCAGAAAAATGCCATACCTCTTCTGGCTGTCTCGATTATTGGAGTGTACCTGCTCAGGCGATACATCCGCACACCAAAGGGTAAGTACCAGTTCCACGCCCTGCTGCTACGCCTGCCCATTATCAAGACAGTGGTTATCAAGATTGCCATTGCCCGCTTTGCTCGCACTTTTGCCTCGCTAATGTCAGCCGGCGTGGCCGTGCTGGATGCTCTGGAAGTCACTGGCGGTGCTATTGGCAACAAGGTCATAGAACGCGAACTACAAGAGGCCGCCAAAGCCGTCAAAAACGGCAAACAGCTGAGCGAACCCCTGAGCCAGAGCAAACACTTCCCACCCATTGTCAGCCAAATGCTGGCCATTGGCGAAGAGACGGGGCAGATCGACACTATCCTGATCAAGGTAGCTGACTTTTACGAAGAAGAGGTAGAGACCACCATAGATGGCCTGAGTTCGCTCATAGAGCCGTTGATGATTGTTGTACTTGGTGGCATGGTAGGCCTGATCGCCGCCAGCGTCATGGGCCCTATTGCCTCCCTGAGTAAAAACGTCGGTGACAACTAG
- a CDS encoding type II secretion system protein, translated as MTLQRKNEGFTIVELLIVIVVIGILAALVVTTFTGIQQRARNTERETDIKAIHGQLEAYYAQNGSYPAMSDVNNAGWRSTNMKGLDPEALKDPKGSAQTLATAASSTAYGYAPLSTTDGTCTTVDANCTKYTLTANLEGGTTFTKSSLN; from the coding sequence ATGACTCTACAGCGCAAAAATGAAGGTTTCACCATTGTGGAACTTTTGATCGTCATTGTAGTCATCGGTATCTTGGCTGCATTGGTGGTAACTACATTTACAGGTATCCAACAGCGAGCTCGAAACACCGAACGCGAAACAGATATTAAAGCAATCCATGGCCAACTAGAGGCCTACTACGCACAGAATGGCTCGTATCCAGCCATGTCAGACGTCAACAACGCTGGCTGGCGCAGCACCAACATGAAGGGCCTAGACCCAGAAGCCCTGAAAGATCCGAAGGGCTCCGCACAAACCCTAGCCACAGCAGCATCGAGTACTGCCTATGGGTATGCTCCGCTGTCAACAACCGACGGAACTTGTACCACAGTTGATGCCAACTGTACCAAGTACACGCTGACCGCCAACCTCGAAGGTGGCACCACGTTCACCAAGTCCAGCCTGAACTAA
- a CDS encoding GspE/PulE family protein, which translates to MRISDALVEKLLVAAKKVTDEQLTNLHAQEKAEKKPLQDLIVQGNIVSEKDLTKLYAEEIDVPFVELNAKEIKREVLHLIPERIAKQYNVVLFGVEEDGTKLLAMEDPDDIQAVNFLQKQLGNAIKIHVATTTNIQSALDQYRGNISNELTQVVTAGDEETTEGEDEISEEDLAEDSPIAQTVNLLIEYAIRSGASDIHIEPRENYTSVRYRVDGVLREANKLPKKVHTALVSRIKILSNLKIDERRAPQDGRFKIQIGSAVYALRVSTLPIYEGEKVVMRILDESTGATSLEDLGYWGISLDNISKAITQPHGMVLVTGPTGSGKSTSLFSALSILNKPSINISTIEDPVEYKIQGANQTQVNPKAGMTFANGLRAMLRQDPNIIMVGEIRDTETAGLGVQAALTGHLVFATLHTNNAATCLPRLLDMSIEPFLIASTVRAVVGQRLVRRVCADCREEVTPDAPSMKKIDEIFGTGNAATMKHIHQLEESALAAGIGKTNTGKSKVHVGDLSTTETKINKIYRAHDSGCDACNHAGYKGRMGIYEVLGNSPDIQKLIVSNGTSEIIQDQAVKEGMITMQIDGFIKALRGQTTIEEILRVTAEK; encoded by the coding sequence ATGCGTATATCAGATGCTCTGGTGGAAAAGCTGCTAGTAGCAGCAAAAAAAGTTACGGACGAACAGCTGACCAACCTCCACGCCCAGGAGAAGGCCGAGAAAAAACCGCTGCAAGATCTGATTGTTCAGGGCAACATCGTTTCAGAAAAAGACCTGACCAAACTGTATGCCGAAGAAATTGACGTCCCATTTGTAGAACTGAATGCCAAAGAGATCAAGCGCGAGGTCCTGCATCTCATACCAGAGCGCATTGCCAAGCAATACAACGTGGTGCTGTTTGGCGTAGAAGAAGACGGCACCAAGCTGTTGGCCATGGAAGACCCAGACGATATCCAGGCCGTTAACTTTTTGCAGAAGCAACTGGGCAACGCCATCAAGATTCATGTAGCTACTACCACCAATATTCAGAGCGCCCTAGACCAGTACCGCGGCAACATCAGCAACGAACTGACCCAAGTAGTAACTGCCGGCGACGAAGAAACCACCGAGGGCGAAGACGAAATCAGCGAAGAAGACCTGGCCGAAGATTCGCCCATAGCCCAGACCGTAAACCTGCTGATCGAATACGCTATCCGCAGCGGTGCCAGCGACATCCACATAGAACCGCGAGAGAACTATACCAGCGTGCGCTACCGCGTAGACGGCGTCCTACGCGAAGCCAATAAACTGCCCAAGAAAGTGCATACCGCGCTTGTCTCTCGCATCAAGATCCTGAGTAACCTAAAGATTGACGAACGGCGCGCCCCGCAAGACGGCCGCTTCAAGATACAGATCGGCAGCGCTGTCTATGCGCTGCGTGTGTCTACCCTGCCTATTTACGAGGGCGAAAAAGTAGTCATGCGTATCCTAGATGAATCCACTGGTGCCACGTCGCTGGAAGATCTTGGCTACTGGGGTATCTCGCTGGACAATATCAGCAAGGCAATTACCCAACCGCATGGCATGGTCCTGGTGACGGGCCCGACTGGATCTGGCAAATCTACCAGCTTGTTTAGCGCGCTGAGCATCCTGAACAAGCCGTCTATTAACATCAGCACCATCGAAGACCCGGTAGAATACAAAATCCAGGGTGCCAACCAAACCCAGGTGAACCCCAAGGCCGGCATGACCTTTGCCAACGGGTTGCGAGCCATGCTGCGCCAAGACCCCAACATCATCATGGTGGGCGAGATCCGCGATACCGAAACCGCTGGCCTGGGCGTGCAAGCCGCCCTGACCGGACACTTAGTATTTGCCACCTTACACACCAACAATGCTGCCACCTGTTTGCCACGCCTGCTAGACATGAGTATCGAGCCCTTCCTGATTGCCAGCACCGTACGTGCCGTAGTGGGCCAGCGCCTGGTCCGGCGTGTGTGCGCGGACTGTCGCGAAGAAGTCACGCCAGACGCCCCCAGCATGAAGAAAATAGACGAGATATTTGGCACCGGCAACGCTGCTACCATGAAGCACATCCACCAGCTAGAAGAATCCGCCCTGGCAGCAGGCATTGGCAAGACCAATACCGGCAAGAGCAAGGTGCATGTCGGCGACCTGTCTACTACAGAGACCAAGATAAACAAAATCTACCGGGCCCATGACAGTGGCTGTGACGCCTGTAACCACGCGGGCTACAAGGGCCGCATGGGAATCTACGAAGTACTCGGCAACTCTCCGGACATTCAGAAACTGATCGTCAGCAACGGTACCAGCGAGATTATTCAAGACCAAGCCGTCAAAGAAGGCATGATCACCATGCAAATAGACGGCTTCATAAAAGCCCTCCGCGGCCAAACCACCATCGAGGAAATTCTGCGGGTCACCGCCGAGAAATAA